A stretch of Methanofastidiosum sp. DNA encodes these proteins:
- a CDS encoding PAS domain S-box protein → MKSYENASREELIKELSMQQSKITDLEKIKNKLEDLEKEKDILLDNLKERVKELNCLYDISKINEVTNIPLEELFQKIVEIIPPGWKYPEIACARIKLEGQEFKTSNFKETKWKLDAPINYYNNNIGKLEVFYLEERPELEEGPFLTAERKLILAIVEKLGHIIERKYSEQALKESELKFRTLFNNASDAIFIHELDGNFIETNQIASDLLGYEKSELLNMAPKDIHPPEYVEMLNEMFEELKKRSYYCFETEVITKDYRTISVEICSKIIKLKKKSFVLSIVRDITERKLTEEKMKRQLMKFNLETGKIYLVKEAKSLVSIEAFNDLLKVGYSGYILTRASQSDYSGQIKGKYNYLWISEKDKRSSLSPDFTEIEKYLENIPRKSFVLIDRVDYLLSKNDFTKLLSFVHHLREIAYLRGITVIISADPELFTPVEIRHIEKETANITPIEKDQLPENMLEILKFVYDKNLIGVKPTFSDIGREINITRPTIGKRMNYLTTSNYLIVSIKGRNKVVELTNKGREIFSP, encoded by the coding sequence TTGAAAAGTTACGAAAATGCGTCAAGAGAAGAGCTTATTAAAGAGCTATCAATGCAACAATCAAAAATTACTGATCTTGAAAAGATAAAGAATAAGCTAGAAGATCTAGAAAAAGAAAAAGATATTCTTCTTGACAATTTAAAAGAACGGGTAAAGGAACTTAACTGTCTATACGATATATCTAAGATAAATGAAGTAACAAATATACCGCTTGAGGAATTATTCCAAAAAATTGTAGAGATTATACCCCCGGGATGGAAGTATCCGGAAATAGCTTGTGCTAGAATAAAGCTAGAGGGTCAAGAATTTAAAACATCTAATTTTAAAGAAACTAAATGGAAACTTGATGCCCCAATAAACTATTACAATAACAATATTGGAAAACTTGAAGTTTTTTATCTAGAAGAAAGGCCAGAACTTGAGGAAGGTCCTTTTCTTACAGCTGAAAGGAAATTAATTCTAGCAATTGTTGAAAAGTTGGGACATATAATAGAAAGGAAATACTCAGAACAGGCATTAAAAGAAAGCGAACTAAAATTCAGAACTCTTTTCAATAATGCAAGTGATGCCATATTTATACACGAACTCGATGGGAACTTTATTGAAACAAATCAGATTGCATCTGACCTTTTGGGTTATGAAAAATCTGAACTTCTAAATATGGCCCCTAAAGATATCCACCCTCCTGAATATGTTGAGATGCTAAATGAGATGTTTGAAGAACTTAAGAAGAGAAGCTATTACTGTTTTGAAACAGAAGTCATAACAAAAGATTATAGAACAATCTCTGTTGAAATCTGCAGTAAAATAATCAAGCTTAAGAAAAAATCTTTTGTCTTGAGTATCGTTAGGGACATAACTGAAAGAAAACTAACTGAAGAAAAAATGAAACGCCAGCTAATGAAATTTAATCTAGAAACTGGAAAAATTTACCTTGTAAAAGAAGCAAAAAGCCTTGTTTCAATTGAAGCCTTTAATGACCTACTAAAAGTCGGATATTCTGGATACATACTAACAAGGGCTTCTCAATCTGATTATTCTGGTCAGATAAAAGGAAAATACAATTATTTATGGATTTCAGAAAAAGATAAAAGAAGTTCTCTATCTCCAGATTTTACAGAAATTGAAAAGTATTTAGAAAACATACCTAGAAAAAGCTTTGTCTTAATAGATAGGGTGGATTATCTCCTTTCTAAAAATGATTTTACTAAATTATTATCATTTGTCCATCACTTAAGGGAGATAGCATATCTTAGAGGAATTACAGTTATTATTTCAGCTGACCCAGAACTATTCACTCCTGTCGAAATAAGGCATATAGAGAAGGAGACCGCAAATATTACTCCCATAGAGAAGGATCAACTCCCAGAAAATATGTTAGAAATTCTAAAATTTGTGTATGATAAAAATTTAATTGGAGTTAAGCCCACATTTTCAGATATAGGGCGAGAGATCAATATAACTAGGCCAACTATTGGCAAAAGGATGAATTACCTTACTACTTCGAATTATCTCATTGTTTCGATTAAAGGTAGAAACAAAGTTGTTGAATTGACAAATAAAGGAAGGGAAATTTTCTCACCATGA
- a CDS encoding DUF2284 domain-containing protein — protein sequence MKEIYDKLIQMAISKGATSAKIIPIEDISVNDWVRQKCEFGCTQYGKKYTCPPYVQPPEETRKRLKEYSKAMIVNFGEIKDRMEWRGIQKLMADLEREAFLNGLYKAFAYGAGTCKLCDDCSADQVQNPSLFDKRRCVYRRIARPSMEGAGIDVFKTVKNAGYELKVVPKEDICFTSFCLLLLE from the coding sequence TTGAAAGAAATATACGACAAATTAATCCAGATGGCGATTAGTAAAGGCGCAACCTCTGCAAAAATAATCCCAATTGAGGATATTTCTGTTAATGATTGGGTAAGGCAAAAGTGTGAATTTGGATGTACTCAGTACGGAAAGAAGTATACATGCCCCCCTTACGTTCAGCCTCCAGAAGAGACAAGAAAAAGATTGAAAGAATACAGCAAAGCTATGATAGTAAATTTTGGAGAAATTAAAGACAGAATGGAATGGCGAGGTATTCAAAAGCTCATGGCAGATTTAGAAAGGGAAGCTTTTCTTAACGGCCTCTACAAAGCATTTGCATACGGTGCAGGTACTTGTAAATTATGCGACGACTGTAGCGCTGACCAAGTTCAAAATCCATCTTTATTTGATAAAAGAAGATGTGTTTACAGAAGAATTGCAAGACCCTCAATGGAAGGTGCGGGTATTGATGTATTTAAGACTGTAAAGAATGCAGGATATGAACTAAAAGTAGTTCCTAAGGAAGATATATGCTTCACAAGTTTTTGCTTACTACTCCTCGAATGA
- a CDS encoding ABC transporter ATP-binding protein, with protein MLSISVIIENVSKSYHYGLLSKKLDPILSNISLELTKGKTVGLVGPSGVGKTTLAKIIMGLEKPTHGKILVDNTDIWAASVEDRINSLKKIKMVFQDSQGSLNPRKTIKQTLYETANLIGIENSKIESVILELLDTVGLSSDIFCRYPHQISGGQNQRVALMRILLVQPEYIILDEPTSALDIAVQAQILDLLKNLQKEMKFGYLLISHNIPLIEFMSDTIVALEQGLITFNGDTKEFRKFNNKK; from the coding sequence GTGTTATCTATTTCAGTGATTATTGAAAACGTTTCAAAATCATATCATTATGGACTTTTATCTAAAAAATTAGATCCAATATTGTCCAATATATCTTTAGAGCTAACTAAGGGAAAAACAGTTGGGTTAGTTGGACCATCAGGAGTAGGGAAAACAACTCTTGCAAAGATAATAATGGGATTAGAAAAACCAACACATGGTAAAATCTTAGTTGACAATACAGATATTTGGGCAGCATCTGTGGAAGATAGAATTAACTCATTAAAAAAGATTAAAATGGTTTTCCAAGATTCTCAAGGATCTTTAAATCCGAGGAAAACTATAAAACAAACACTTTATGAAACAGCAAATTTGATTGGAATTGAAAATTCTAAAATCGAATCAGTAATATTAGAATTACTAGATACTGTAGGCCTATCTTCAGATATATTTTGTCGTTATCCTCATCAAATTTCTGGCGGGCAAAATCAAAGAGTGGCACTTATGAGGATTCTACTAGTTCAACCCGAATATATTATTCTAGATGAACCAACATCTGCACTCGATATAGCAGTACAGGCCCAGATACTTGATTTATTAAAAAATTTGCAAAAAGAAATGAAATTTGGATATCTTTTGATATCTCACAATATCCCTTTAATAGAGTTTATGTCTGATACTATTGTGGCTTTAGAACAAGGCTTAATTACATTTAATGGCGATACAAAAGAGTTTAGAAAATTTAATAATAAAAAATAA
- a CDS encoding N-acetyltransferase, giving the protein MEIHFERMSEEHRKDVIDIFNYYIENGFAAYPDNKLPYEFYDMFLIITKDYPAVVIKSDRNEVIGFGFIHSYSPFSVFKETAEISYFIKEEATGQGIGKKTLDYIESEAKKMNISSILASISSINEGSINFHAKNGFKECGRFVKIGKKFDKYFDVVWMQKML; this is encoded by the coding sequence ATGGAAATACATTTTGAGCGGATGAGCGAAGAGCATAGAAAAGATGTAATAGATATTTTTAACTACTATATTGAAAATGGATTTGCGGCATATCCTGATAATAAACTCCCCTATGAATTTTATGACATGTTTCTTATAATTACGAAGGATTATCCTGCTGTAGTGATTAAATCCGATAGAAATGAAGTGATAGGGTTTGGATTTATCCATTCTTATAGCCCTTTTTCAGTATTTAAAGAAACTGCAGAAATATCTTATTTTATTAAAGAAGAGGCAACTGGCCAAGGCATTGGTAAAAAGACTTTAGACTATATAGAATCAGAAGCAAAAAAAATGAACATATCTAGTATCTTAGCTAGCATCTCTTCAATAAACGAGGGGAGTATAAACTTTCATGCAAAAAATGGATTTAAAGAATGTGGAAGATTTGTAAAAATAGGAAAGAAATTTGATAAATACTTTGATGTAGTATGGATGCAAAAAATGCTATAA
- a CDS encoding flavodoxin family protein → MKKVTAFIGTDSKQATYKAVLEFEKSLKELGEIDFEIVFLKDYRLELCHSCLNCFLKGEEYCPSKDDRDALLNKIENSDGVIFATPNYTFQVTARMKNFIDRMAFIYHRPRFFDKAATAIVTEGVYGGKDVLKYLYTTGESLGFHVSKGCSVVTHRPMTEIQQRKLSEEVNKAAIRFYKELIRPTPPPSFFRLFTFRAARTSIKYLDKNLKDYKYYKEKGWFESDYYYPTSLGLIKKPAGSLFDFIARRMFKQEIEKEFEN, encoded by the coding sequence ATGAAAAAGGTAACAGCGTTTATTGGCACAGATAGCAAGCAAGCTACGTATAAGGCAGTATTAGAATTCGAGAAAAGCTTGAAGGAACTTGGAGAAATAGATTTTGAAATTGTATTTTTAAAGGACTACCGCCTAGAACTTTGTCATAGTTGCTTAAATTGTTTTTTAAAAGGGGAAGAATACTGCCCTTCAAAAGACGACAGGGACGCATTACTTAATAAAATTGAGAATTCGGATGGCGTAATTTTTGCTACGCCCAATTATACATTTCAAGTAACTGCCCGCATGAAGAATTTTATTGATCGAATGGCATTTATTTATCATCGCCCGAGATTCTTTGACAAGGCTGCAACTGCCATTGTAACCGAAGGAGTTTATGGTGGAAAAGACGTACTAAAGTATCTATATACTACAGGAGAAAGTTTGGGTTTTCATGTATCAAAAGGATGCAGTGTTGTAACACATAGACCTATGACTGAGATTCAACAGAGAAAATTATCCGAAGAAGTAAATAAAGCGGCAATCAGATTTTACAAAGAACTTATAAGACCTACTCCACCCCCTTCATTCTTCAGACTATTCACTTTTAGGGCAGCACGAACGAGTATAAAGTATCTTGATAAAAATCTCAAGGATTATAAATATTATAAAGAAAAAGGATGGTTTGAATCAGACTACTATTATCCTACCTCTTTAGGATTGATAAAGAAGCCTGCAGGAAGCTTATTTGATTTTATAGCGCGAAGAATGTTTAAGCAGGAAATAGAGAAGGAATTTGAGAATTGA
- a CDS encoding pyridoxamine 5'-phosphate oxidase family protein, with translation MEMPQNVIDLIQQQHLAFVSTSTTNGMPNVSPKGSISVIDKNRLVFAEIASPHTITNLRSNPNVSLYVLDRENNKGVQIKGKATLMDTGPVFENIAKALKEKMPQLPPANYAVLIDVSEIFPYRM, from the coding sequence ATGGAAATGCCTCAAAATGTTATAGATTTAATCCAACAGCAACATCTAGCCTTTGTTTCAACTTCAACTACAAATGGGATGCCAAATGTATCCCCAAAGGGAAGTATATCTGTTATTGACAAAAACAGATTGGTCTTTGCTGAAATTGCATCACCACATACAATAACAAATCTAAGGAGTAATCCAAATGTTTCCTTATATGTTCTTGACAGAGAAAACAATAAAGGGGTCCAAATTAAGGGAAAGGCAACTTTGATGGATACAGGCCCCGTATTTGAAAATATAGCTAAAGCATTGAAGGAGAAGATGCCACAACTCCCACCAGCAAACTATGCAGTCTTAATAGATGTTTCAGAGATATTCCCTTATAGGATGTAA